The proteins below come from a single Harpia harpyja isolate bHarHar1 chromosome 2, bHarHar1 primary haplotype, whole genome shotgun sequence genomic window:
- the PDGFRL gene encoding platelet-derived growth factor receptor-like protein — protein sequence MRLWVLLSLLLLQETLPHVIGQPARSKRPKEPGENKIKPVNKKVKPKTPKMKERESADSSLKSQSILTQVMDKGRFQKLAATLSLSAGQSIELRCKGSNVTWNYPSYLDTFKDSRLSIKQLDRYGQLILANSTAADTGEYTCWLQLCNGNKCRKDETKMGSTYIFFTDKEELFVPTPSYFEIVYLNPDKPAVIPCRVTTPSAKVTLHREFPAEEIETDGTDIIYDVKKGFVYQHPTSDHKGIVYCKAESQGAPQISIKYHLLYVEVPKGPPSTTVAASSNRAEVGDSVHVICTVLGEPDVDVNFRWQYPGQESERPVIIQNFWRLINRGTGHTTRISKSVLVVEDFEARDAGNYICIAQNLQGETTVATKVELN from the exons TTATTGGACAGCCTGCAAGGAGTAAGCGTCCAAAAGAAcctggggaaaacaaaattaagcctgttaacaaaaaagtaaaacctaaaacccccaaaatgaagGAGAGGGAATCTGCTGACTCCTCTTTGAAGTCCCAGTCCATACTGACACAAGTGATGGATAAAGGTCGTTTCCAGAAACTAGCTGCCACTTTAAGCCTGTCTGCAGGACAAAGCATAGAACTGCGATGTAAGGGGAGTAATGTTACTTGGAACTATCCGTCATACTTAGACACCTTTAAAGACTCCAGGCTCAG tATAAAGCAGCTTGACAGGTACGGTCAGCTGATCCTTGCAAACTCCACTGCAGCAGACACTGGTGAATATACCTGCTGGCTTCAGCTGTGCAATGGTAACAAATGCAGGAAGGATGAGACTAAAATGGGTTCAACGTACATCTTTTTCACAG ATAAAGAGGAACTTTTTGTACCTACCCCCAGTTATTTTGAGATTGTCTACCTGAACCCAGATAAACCTGCGGTCATCCCCTGCCGTGTTACTACTCCTTCAGCAAAAGTAACTCTACACAGGGAATTTCCAGCAGAAGAAATTGAAACAGATGGAACTGATATTATTTATGATGTGAAGAAGGGTTTTGTCTACCAGCACCCTACTTCTGATCATAAAGGTATTGTCTACTGCAAAGCAGAGTCTCAGGGAGCACCTCAGATTTCCATCAAGTATCACCTGCTGTATGTGGAAG TTCCCAAGGGCCCGCCCTCAACCACAGTTGCAGCATCATCCAATAGAGCAGAAGTCGGTGACAGCGTTCATGTAATCTGCACAGTCCTTGGGGAGCCAGATGTAGATGTGAACTTCAGGTGGCAGTACCCAGGGCAAGAG tCTGAGAGGCCTGTGATTATCCAAAACTTCTGGAGACTGATAAACAGAGGAACTGGACATACCACAAGAATCTCGAAGAGCGTTCTTGTTGTTGAGGATTTTGAAGCCAGAGATGCTGGAAACTACATTTGTATAGCTCAGAACCTACAAGGAGAAACAACAGTAGCTACTAAAGTTGAACTAAATTGA